One region of Gammaproteobacteria bacterium genomic DNA includes:
- a CDS encoding cytochrome c, whose protein sequence is MVFIVLVFGLNVAVHAAGDPAKGKVDSQTCLGCHGIADYTNVYPSYRVPKLAGQNAAYIVHALEEYKSGARSHKTMHAQASSLTLQQMEDIAAYFSSLGKPYKPGPGAQP, encoded by the coding sequence ATGGTATTTATCGTGCTGGTATTCGGCTTGAACGTCGCTGTCCACGCCGCCGGTGACCCTGCCAAGGGCAAGGTCGATTCGCAAACTTGCCTCGGCTGCCACGGCATCGCCGATTACACCAATGTATATCCCAGCTACCGCGTGCCCAAGCTGGCCGGGCAGAACGCGGCCTACATCGTGCACGCGCTCGAGGAATACAAGAGCGGCGCCCGCAGCCACAAGACCATGCATGCGCAGGCCTCGTCGCTGACGCTGCAGCAGATGGAAGACATCGCCGCGTATTTCAGCAGCCTGGGCAAACCCTACAAGCCCGGCCCCGGAGCTCAGCCATGA
- the coxB gene encoding cytochrome c oxidase subunit II translates to MFQKNPKQVLCIALAVALATLSGSALAMDLNMPVGVTPMSHEVYDLHMYAFWVCVGIGVVVFGLIIISMIWHRKAGGHKAAQFHENTALEVIWTIIPFLILIALAIPAAKVLVKETNTSDPDLTIKIEGYQWKWQYDYLQQGFSYFSMLATDSNAARALDSKISPFSVPHYLRDVDHPMVVPTGKKIRLLITGNDVIHSWYVPDFAFKMDAIPGFVNQGWIEVEQPGIYRGGCTELCGRGHAFMPIVVVAESPADYQKWLTAMRASNGVYVNPQTMQPESYGSPVQYAPPQLNFVTPSLPAAAPTGTAPSTPGPAAAVPGSSAAAPVSKPAAAAPEHAWTFASAMARGKQVF, encoded by the coding sequence ATGTTTCAGAAAAATCCCAAGCAAGTCCTGTGTATCGCGCTGGCGGTCGCGCTGGCGACGCTTTCCGGATCGGCTCTGGCCATGGATCTCAACATGCCGGTGGGCGTCACGCCCATGAGCCACGAGGTCTACGACCTGCACATGTACGCCTTCTGGGTGTGCGTGGGCATCGGCGTCGTGGTGTTCGGCTTGATCATCATCTCCATGATCTGGCACCGCAAGGCCGGCGGCCACAAGGCGGCGCAATTCCACGAAAACACCGCGCTCGAAGTCATTTGGACCATCATCCCGTTCCTCATCCTGATTGCGCTCGCGATTCCTGCCGCGAAGGTCTTGGTCAAGGAAACCAATACCAGCGATCCCGATCTCACCATCAAGATCGAAGGCTACCAGTGGAAGTGGCAGTACGATTATCTGCAGCAGGGCTTCAGCTATTTCAGTATGCTCGCGACCGACAGCAACGCCGCGCGCGCACTGGATTCCAAAATCAGCCCGTTCAGCGTGCCGCATTATCTGCGCGACGTGGACCATCCCATGGTGGTGCCCACCGGCAAGAAAATCCGCCTGCTGATCACGGGCAACGACGTGATTCATTCCTGGTACGTGCCGGACTTCGCCTTCAAGATGGATGCAATACCGGGTTTCGTGAATCAGGGCTGGATCGAGGTTGAGCAACCCGGCATCTACCGAGGCGGCTGCACCGAGCTCTGTGGCCGCGGGCATGCCTTCATGCCCATCGTGGTGGTGGCGGAAAGCCCGGCGGATTACCAGAAATGGCTGACGGCCATGCGCGCCAGTAACGGCGTGTACGTCAATCCGCAGACGATGCAACCCGAAAGTTACGGCAGCCCGGTGCAATATGCGCCGCCGCAGCTGAATTTTGTCACGCCGTCCCTGCCTGCGGCCGCACCGACCGGCACGGCCCCGTCCACGCCCGGCCCCGCCGCCGCGGTACCCGGTTCATCGGCTGCCGCGCCCGTGAGCAAACCGGCGGCCGCGGCACCGGAACATGCCTGGACCTTTGCGAGCGCCATGGCGCGCGGCAAGCAGGTGTTT
- a CDS encoding c-type cytochrome gives MKSLTAVAILLLGLAAGASLADDTPAAGAATSAPPATLAWAAQEFKNTCSACHGADGAHPTPLPGNPPPIIAGQYRDYLVQALTEYRDGQRQNVIMAPQAKALTNAQIAALAAYIASLPTPLHTLPRPEFGP, from the coding sequence ATGAAATCCCTGACTGCAGTTGCGATTCTGCTCCTGGGCCTCGCCGCCGGCGCGTCCCTGGCCGACGATACGCCGGCGGCCGGCGCTGCGACCTCCGCCCCACCCGCCACGCTCGCCTGGGCCGCTCAGGAGTTCAAGAATACCTGCTCCGCCTGCCACGGCGCCGACGGTGCCCATCCGACGCCGCTGCCGGGCAACCCGCCGCCGATCATCGCGGGCCAGTACCGCGACTACCTGGTGCAGGCGCTCACCGAGTACCGCGACGGCCAGCGCCAGAACGTCATCATGGCCCCACAGGCCAAAGCGCTGACCAATGCCCAGATCGCGGCGCTCGCGGCCTACATCGCCAGCCTGCCCACGCCGCTGCACACGCTGCCGCGTCCCGAATTCGGACCTTGA
- a CDS encoding DUF2244 domain-containing protein translates to MLAVNPDAATHRIVIVQNCSISATGLWLFYASIAGVTLALASWYALHGFWPVLAFALLEMLVLGLCLQVCWRHAHYGEVITVGGAQVVVDKGGGRHLEHREFSRYWAHLVVRDSSARLHPARLYIRSHGEECEIGRCLTEAERRSLVRRLAELIGPVGRIGGS, encoded by the coding sequence ATGCTGGCAGTCAACCCCGATGCCGCCACGCACCGTATCGTGATTGTCCAGAACTGTTCTATCAGTGCGACAGGACTGTGGCTGTTTTACGCCAGCATCGCGGGCGTGACCTTGGCGCTGGCTTCGTGGTACGCACTGCACGGGTTCTGGCCGGTGCTGGCGTTTGCATTGTTGGAAATGCTGGTGCTGGGGCTATGCCTGCAGGTATGCTGGCGCCACGCACACTACGGCGAAGTCATCACCGTGGGCGGCGCGCAGGTGGTCGTGGACAAGGGTGGTGGCCGGCACCTGGAGCACCGGGAATTCAGCCGTTATTGGGCACATTTGGTGGTGCGCGACTCAAGCGCCAGGCTGCACCCGGCGCGGCTTTATATACGCTCGCACGGCGAGGAATGTGAGATCGGCCGCTGCCTGACGGAGGCGGAGCGCCGCAGTCTGGTACGCAGGCTGGCCGAACTCATCGGTCCGGTGGGGCGGATCGGCGGCAGTTGA
- a CDS encoding hemerythrin domain-containing protein: MFSSDLVTTLANEHVALAQLFARHQEALVSRAWARAARLLEHYRRRLQYHIQLEERYLLPYCLKDQLPGKWPCDTFMTEHRRLEELLRKTSVRLAMARQHGVTTDMLIALLDAEKTYKHLVRDHYQREEVAMFAVLRESLPDNARAGLVQLLLQQQHTADVAMVGSVRY; encoded by the coding sequence ATGTTCAGTTCTGATCTGGTCACAACTTTGGCAAATGAGCATGTGGCACTTGCGCAGTTGTTCGCGCGCCACCAGGAAGCCCTGGTGTCACGCGCTTGGGCACGGGCCGCACGGTTGCTGGAACATTACCGCCGGCGCCTGCAGTATCACATTCAACTCGAAGAACGCTACCTGTTGCCGTACTGTCTCAAAGACCAGCTCCCCGGAAAGTGGCCATGCGACACATTTATGACCGAACATCGGCGTCTGGAAGAGCTATTGCGCAAGACCAGCGTGCGCCTGGCGATGGCACGCCAACACGGTGTCACCACGGACATGCTGATCGCATTGCTGGATGCGGAAAAGACCTATAAGCACCTAGTGCGTGATCACTATCAACGTGAAGAAGTAGCGATGTTCGCGGTATTGCGTGAGTCGTTGCCGGATAACGCGCGTGCCGGTCTGGTGCAATTGCTGTTGCAACAGCAGCACACCGCGGATGTAGCAATGGTCGGCAGCGTGCGTTACTGA